A single region of the Kocuria rosea genome encodes:
- a CDS encoding LacI family DNA-binding transcriptional regulator has protein sequence MTVEGGANSARPPRAPNIRDVARAAGVSHQTVSRVINGHPALRDSTRQRVLQAMEELRFRPNRAARALVTSESRTIGALVSSGAEYGPSASLRAVETAADEAGYVVDTAHIDHADRASIESALDRMVGHAVEGLVILAPQSRTLEVIEQLSIRIPFVTVHSLHSEDHRMSVDQLAGARLATRHLLELGHHRVVHVPGPEGWVETDARRQGYREEMTAWGFEPVVVPAGAWTADSGYRAGLGLRGRRGLSAVFCGNDHIALGLVHAFAEAGLGVPGDVSVVGFDDVPEAAHFLPPLTTVRQDFPELGRRCMAVLLAELRGEQPVRPGDVEPVLVVRESTAAPAADQG, from the coding sequence ATGACCGTTGAGGGTGGTGCGAACTCCGCACGGCCTCCGCGCGCCCCCAACATCCGGGACGTGGCCCGCGCGGCCGGGGTCTCCCACCAGACGGTCTCCCGGGTGATCAACGGGCACCCCGCGCTGCGCGACTCGACCCGGCAGCGGGTGCTGCAGGCCATGGAGGAGCTGCGGTTCCGGCCCAACCGGGCCGCCCGCGCCCTGGTCACGAGCGAGTCGAGGACCATCGGCGCCCTCGTCTCCTCGGGCGCCGAGTACGGCCCGTCGGCCAGCCTCCGGGCGGTCGAGACGGCGGCCGACGAGGCCGGCTACGTCGTGGACACCGCCCACATCGACCACGCGGACCGCGCCTCCATCGAGTCGGCCCTGGACCGGATGGTCGGCCACGCGGTGGAGGGGCTGGTGATCCTCGCGCCGCAGTCGCGCACACTGGAGGTGATCGAGCAGTTGTCCATCCGGATCCCGTTCGTCACCGTGCACTCCCTGCACAGCGAGGACCACCGGATGTCGGTCGACCAGCTGGCCGGGGCCCGGCTGGCCACCCGCCACCTGCTGGAGCTGGGGCACCACCGCGTGGTCCACGTCCCCGGCCCCGAGGGATGGGTCGAGACGGACGCCCGCCGCCAGGGCTACCGCGAGGAGATGACCGCCTGGGGGTTCGAGCCCGTGGTGGTCCCCGCCGGGGCGTGGACCGCGGACTCCGGCTACCGCGCAGGGCTCGGACTGCGCGGGCGCCGGGGGCTCAGCGCGGTCTTCTGCGGCAACGACCACATCGCGCTCGGTCTCGTGCACGCGTTCGCCGAGGCCGGGCTGGGCGTGCCCGGGGACGTCAGCGTGGTGGGCTTCGACGACGTCCCGGAGGCCGCGCACTTCCTGCCGCCGCTGACCACGGTGCGCCAGGACTTCCCCGAGCTGGGCCGGCGCTGCATGGCCGTGCTGCTCGCGGAGCTGCGGGGGGAGCAGCCGGTCCGGCCGGGGGACGTGGAGCCCGTGCTCGTGGTCCGCGAGTCCACGGCCGCGCCCGCCGCCGACCAGGGCTGA
- a CDS encoding aldo/keto reductase → MEQRTLGRTGRKVSTVGLGTWQLGADWGDVDPAEATAVLEAAVESGVTFFDTADVYGDGRSEQTIGAFLRERPDLDITVATKMGRRADQVPENYTLANFRQWVDRSRRNLGTDTLDLVQLHCPPTPVYSDQEVYDALDTLVQEGAIRHYGVSVERTDEALAAIARGSTATVQIILNAFRLKPLDAVLPAAKEAGVGIIARVPLASGLLSGKYTADTRFAADDHRNYNRGGEAFDVGETFSGVDFQRGLEAVREFAGLLPDGVTTAQAAIAWIIAQDGVSTVIPGARSVEQVRGNASAADTGDLGREIDAGVRRIYDAYFRADIHPRW, encoded by the coding sequence ATGGAGCAACGCACACTCGGCAGGACCGGACGGAAGGTCTCCACCGTGGGCCTGGGCACGTGGCAGCTGGGCGCGGACTGGGGGGACGTCGACCCCGCCGAGGCCACCGCCGTCCTGGAGGCCGCCGTGGAGTCGGGGGTCACGTTCTTCGACACCGCCGACGTCTACGGCGACGGCCGCAGCGAGCAGACCATCGGCGCGTTCCTGCGCGAGCGCCCCGACCTGGACATCACCGTGGCCACGAAGATGGGCCGCCGCGCGGACCAGGTCCCGGAGAACTACACCCTCGCGAACTTCCGGCAGTGGGTGGACCGCTCGCGCCGGAACCTGGGCACCGACACCCTCGACCTGGTCCAGCTGCACTGCCCGCCCACGCCGGTATACAGCGACCAGGAGGTCTACGACGCCCTGGACACCCTGGTCCAGGAGGGCGCGATCCGCCACTACGGCGTCAGCGTGGAGCGCACCGACGAGGCGCTCGCGGCCATCGCCCGCGGGAGCACCGCCACCGTCCAGATCATCCTCAACGCCTTCCGGCTCAAGCCGCTGGACGCCGTGCTGCCGGCGGCGAAGGAGGCCGGGGTGGGGATCATCGCCCGGGTGCCGCTGGCCTCGGGGCTGCTGTCCGGGAAGTACACGGCGGACACCCGGTTCGCGGCCGACGACCACCGCAACTACAACCGCGGCGGCGAGGCCTTCGACGTCGGCGAGACGTTCTCCGGAGTGGACTTCCAGCGCGGCCTCGAGGCCGTCCGCGAGTTCGCCGGGCTGCTCCCGGACGGGGTGACCACGGCGCAGGCCGCGATCGCGTGGATCATCGCCCAGGACGGCGTCAGCACCGTGATCCCCGGGGCGCGCAGCGTGGAGCAGGTCCGCGGCAACGCCTCGGCGGCGGACACCGGGGACCTGGGCCGGGAGATCGACGCCGGGGTCCGCAGGATCTACGACGCGTACTTCCGGGCGGACATCCACCCCCGCTGGTGA
- a CDS encoding SDR family NAD(P)-dependent oxidoreductase, whose translation MTETIAFPAERTAVLTGAASPRGIGRATADLLASQGWNVAVLDIDGEAAAEAAQDIAGRHGVQALGLRTDVSDQASVDESVARVEAELPPIVALVNLAGISSPTEFMQETREAWDRVFAINMTGTFMMTQRVLAGMIERKLGRVVSVSSISAQRGGGTYSKVAYSASKAAIIGFTRAVAREMGEHGITVNCIAPGPVDTDIMGGTLSDERKADMSKDILVGRVGTVRDMAALLAFLVGQDAGFITAATYDINGGLQIS comes from the coding sequence ATGACCGAGACCATCGCCTTCCCCGCCGAGCGCACCGCCGTGCTCACCGGCGCCGCCTCCCCGCGCGGCATCGGCCGCGCCACCGCCGACCTGCTCGCGAGCCAGGGCTGGAACGTCGCCGTCCTCGACATCGACGGCGAGGCCGCCGCGGAGGCCGCCCAGGACATCGCCGGACGGCACGGGGTGCAGGCCCTCGGGCTGCGCACGGACGTGTCCGACCAGGCCTCCGTGGACGAGTCCGTCGCACGGGTCGAGGCGGAGCTCCCGCCGATCGTGGCCCTCGTCAACCTCGCGGGCATCAGCTCGCCCACGGAGTTCATGCAGGAGACCCGGGAGGCGTGGGACCGGGTCTTCGCCATCAACATGACCGGCACGTTCATGATGACCCAGCGCGTGCTGGCCGGGATGATCGAGCGCAAGCTCGGCCGCGTGGTCAGCGTCTCCTCGATCTCCGCCCAGCGCGGCGGCGGGACCTACTCCAAGGTGGCCTACAGCGCGTCCAAGGCCGCGATCATCGGCTTCACCCGGGCCGTGGCGCGCGAGATGGGCGAGCACGGGATCACCGTGAACTGCATCGCCCCCGGTCCCGTGGACACCGACATCATGGGCGGCACGCTGAGCGACGAGCGCAAGGCGGACATGTCCAAGGACATCCTGGTGGGGCGTGTGGGCACCGTGCGGGACATGGCGGCCCTGCTCGCGTTCCTCGTGGGACAGGACGCCGGATTCATCACCGCGGCGACATACGACATCAACGGGGGGCTGCAGATCTCCTAG
- a CDS encoding FadR/GntR family transcriptional regulator, with the protein MARKSLVEAVAEDLLERILEGEVGAHEALPPEAEIARESDVSRLTVREALKALQAQNIVYVRRGLGTYVNPPDAWTGLEAILKAASRGATSHQVALRLLEVRRMVETGSAELAAVHVTPEDLAAMETAVRDLQRAHEAQDLDEVTRADMAFHDVVLRASGNPFVSVLLAQLSQLLYAERRATSAFPEVQRHAIEHHRLVLEAIGTRDPETARKAMEAHIDQTYADYEHYIGGGTAPGGPDPATGPFPHSTGDD; encoded by the coding sequence ATGGCTAGGAAGTCGCTGGTCGAGGCCGTCGCCGAGGACCTGCTCGAGCGCATCCTCGAGGGCGAGGTGGGCGCGCACGAGGCTCTGCCCCCCGAGGCGGAGATCGCCCGGGAGTCCGACGTCAGCCGGCTCACCGTGCGCGAGGCCCTCAAGGCGCTCCAGGCGCAGAACATCGTCTACGTGCGGCGCGGCCTCGGGACCTACGTCAACCCCCCCGACGCGTGGACCGGCCTCGAGGCGATCCTGAAGGCCGCCTCCCGGGGGGCGACCTCCCACCAGGTGGCGCTGCGGCTGCTGGAGGTGCGGCGCATGGTGGAGACCGGCTCCGCGGAGCTGGCCGCCGTGCACGTCACCCCGGAGGACCTCGCCGCGATGGAGACCGCGGTCCGGGACCTCCAGCGCGCGCACGAGGCGCAGGACCTGGACGAGGTCACCCGCGCCGACATGGCCTTCCACGACGTGGTGCTCCGGGCCTCGGGCAATCCGTTCGTGTCCGTCCTGCTGGCCCAGCTCTCCCAGCTGCTCTACGCCGAGCGGCGGGCGACCTCCGCCTTCCCCGAGGTGCAGCGGCACGCCATCGAGCACCACCGGCTCGTCCTGGAGGCCATCGGCACCCGCGACCCCGAGACGGCGCGCAAGGCCATGGAGGCCCACATCGACCAGACCTACGCCGACTATGAGCACTACATCGGCGGCGGGACCGCACCCGGCGGTCCCGACCCGGCAACCGGACCCTTTCCCCACAGCACAGGAGACGACTGA
- a CDS encoding GntP family permease, which produces MDLQLLLALVLGIATIIVLVLRTRLDAFVALLIAALVTGLVAGQPVLDIVSAITTGFGNTLASIGIVIGLGVGIGKILEVSGAANALALAFLRVFGHGREPWAMGSVGALVSIPVFCDSGYVIMNPLARSIARVKRAGYVTLALALGCGMTLTHHLVPPTPGPLAVAGILGADIGAIILVGLAFTVLLLPVVVFYAKWIGPQLEPKIEEHVREAVYGTVATAGVGGSSRVGSTDLEDGPRDGLDDEAAQAPAAEPSHDLGEPPAGAEPHRIGAFVGSLPLVIPLLLIILNTVTGAIDQNAQGVVGGDGYEPSAWAVPFAFIGNPVVALIIGMVLALYVLLPRWTPRNKAHGWFAEAAASAGLILLITGAGGALGQVLRSSGVGDALAEAIASTPLPAFLVPFLIATLVRIAQGSGTVAMITAASVSAPLVTTLGIDPVVAAVACTAGSMVFSYFNDSYFWVVTRFTGLEGTDALKGWSGITTAVWAGSIPLLFVLNLILG; this is translated from the coding sequence GTGGATCTGCAACTACTCCTGGCACTCGTGCTGGGCATCGCCACCATCATCGTCCTGGTGCTGCGCACGCGCCTGGACGCGTTCGTGGCGCTGCTCATCGCCGCCCTCGTCACCGGTCTGGTCGCGGGCCAGCCGGTGCTCGACATCGTCTCGGCCATCACCACCGGCTTCGGCAACACCCTGGCCTCGATCGGCATCGTGATCGGCCTCGGCGTGGGCATCGGCAAGATCCTCGAGGTGTCGGGGGCCGCCAACGCGCTCGCCCTCGCCTTCCTCCGCGTCTTCGGCCACGGCCGCGAGCCATGGGCGATGGGCAGCGTGGGCGCCCTGGTCTCGATCCCCGTGTTCTGCGACTCCGGCTACGTGATCATGAACCCGCTCGCCCGGTCCATCGCCCGGGTGAAGCGCGCCGGCTACGTGACCCTCGCCCTGGCGCTGGGCTGCGGCATGACGCTCACCCACCACCTCGTGCCGCCCACCCCGGGCCCCCTGGCCGTGGCCGGCATCCTCGGCGCGGACATCGGAGCGATCATCCTCGTCGGCCTGGCCTTCACCGTGCTCCTGCTGCCCGTCGTGGTCTTCTACGCCAAGTGGATCGGCCCCCAGCTCGAGCCCAAGATCGAGGAGCACGTGCGCGAGGCCGTCTACGGCACCGTTGCCACGGCCGGCGTCGGGGGCAGCTCCCGTGTCGGGAGCACGGACCTGGAGGACGGCCCCCGGGACGGTCTCGACGACGAGGCGGCTCAGGCGCCCGCCGCGGAGCCGTCCCACGACCTCGGCGAGCCGCCGGCCGGCGCCGAGCCGCACCGGATCGGCGCGTTCGTCGGATCCCTGCCGCTGGTCATCCCGCTGCTGCTGATCATCCTCAACACGGTCACCGGCGCGATCGACCAGAACGCCCAGGGGGTCGTGGGCGGCGACGGGTACGAGCCCTCCGCCTGGGCGGTCCCGTTCGCCTTCATCGGCAACCCGGTGGTCGCGCTGATCATCGGCATGGTCCTGGCCCTCTACGTGCTCCTGCCCCGGTGGACGCCCCGGAACAAGGCGCACGGCTGGTTCGCCGAGGCCGCGGCCTCGGCCGGTCTGATCCTGCTCATCACGGGCGCCGGCGGCGCGCTGGGCCAGGTGCTCCGCAGCTCCGGCGTGGGCGACGCCCTGGCCGAGGCCATCGCCTCCACCCCGCTGCCCGCGTTCCTCGTGCCGTTCCTCATCGCCACCCTCGTGCGCATCGCCCAGGGCTCCGGCACGGTGGCCATGATCACCGCGGCCTCCGTCTCGGCGCCGCTGGTGACCACCCTGGGCATCGACCCCGTCGTCGCCGCCGTGGCCTGCACGGCGGGCTCCATGGTGTTCAGCTACTTCAACGACTCCTACTTCTGGGTGGTCACCCGCTTCACCGGGCTGGAGGGCACGGACGCGCTGAAGGGCTGGTCCGGGATCACCACCGCCGTCTGGGCCGGGTCCATCCCGCTGCTGTTCGTCCTCAACCTCATCCTGGGCTGA
- a CDS encoding MFS transporter: MLTNASSATGRRARLGFGFLGVVLIAVNLRVGFVTVGPLLEEISRDLGISAGQAGLLTGLPLAMFALFSPVAPAVAARTGLDRALWLSLLLLAAGIAGRSAPVEGAVWVGTAVIGIGIAFLNVLLPSLVKREFPLRVSQVTGVYTSIQGAVAAAGSALVVPIAHSGPAGWRLALAVWAVPAVVALVVLSPGLRTGSSGPAVPAAELGPYRSPWRSALGWQVTLFMGLQSVAFYVLMAWLPSIERSHGVSATAAGTHMALFLLIGMGASLGTGALMHRLGDQRPVAFAGSALALATFAGLAAAPELTLLWIVLGSIGCGSLIVVALSLFSLRSTDHRQAAALSGMAQSVGYALAAIAPAVFGALYDAGGRWEPPLLLMAGLMAVLCVVALFAGRDRVIGPGR; the protein is encoded by the coding sequence GTGCTCACCAACGCGTCATCGGCCACGGGCCGGCGAGCCCGCCTCGGCTTCGGCTTCCTCGGCGTGGTGCTGATCGCGGTCAACCTGCGGGTCGGCTTCGTGACCGTGGGGCCGCTGCTCGAGGAGATCAGCCGCGACCTCGGCATCTCGGCGGGCCAGGCCGGGCTGCTGACCGGGCTGCCGCTGGCCATGTTCGCCCTGTTCTCCCCCGTGGCCCCGGCGGTGGCCGCCCGGACCGGCCTGGACCGGGCCCTGTGGCTGTCGCTGCTGCTGCTCGCGGCCGGGATCGCCGGCCGTTCCGCCCCGGTGGAGGGCGCCGTGTGGGTGGGCACGGCGGTGATCGGCATCGGCATCGCGTTCCTCAACGTGCTGCTGCCCTCGTTGGTGAAGCGGGAGTTCCCGCTGCGCGTGAGCCAGGTGACCGGCGTGTACACGTCGATCCAGGGCGCGGTGGCCGCGGCCGGCTCGGCGCTGGTGGTCCCGATCGCCCACTCCGGGCCGGCGGGCTGGCGCCTGGCCCTGGCGGTGTGGGCGGTGCCGGCCGTCGTGGCGCTGGTGGTGCTCTCGCCCGGGCTGCGGACCGGGAGCTCCGGCCCGGCGGTCCCCGCGGCGGAACTGGGCCCCTACCGGTCCCCGTGGCGGTCGGCGCTGGGCTGGCAGGTCACCCTGTTCATGGGCCTGCAGTCGGTGGCGTTCTACGTGCTCATGGCGTGGCTGCCGAGCATCGAGCGCAGCCACGGCGTCTCGGCGACCGCTGCGGGCACGCACATGGCGCTGTTCCTGCTGATCGGGATGGGCGCCAGCCTGGGCACCGGGGCGCTCATGCACCGGCTGGGCGACCAGCGGCCCGTGGCCTTCGCGGGCAGCGCCCTGGCCCTGGCCACCTTCGCGGGGCTGGCCGCCGCGCCTGAGCTGACGCTGCTGTGGATCGTGCTCGGGTCGATCGGCTGCGGCAGCCTCATCGTCGTCGCGCTGTCCCTGTTCAGCCTCCGGTCCACCGACCACCGCCAGGCGGCGGCTCTGTCCGGGATGGCCCAGTCCGTGGGCTACGCGCTGGCCGCGATCGCCCCCGCCGTCTTCGGCGCCCTCTACGACGCCGGAGGGCGGTGGGAGCCGCCGCTGCTGCTCATGGCGGGTCTCATGGCGGTGCTGTGCGTCGTGGCCCTCTTCGCCGGGCGCGACCGCGTCATCGGGCCGGGCCGCTGA
- a CDS encoding class F sortase, which yields MPDPTADRRRGRLVPAAVVLLLLSGCAGGSPAQPPAPSSSAVSAAPARTPAPGATAAPTTPAAAPSAAPAPEALPPVLPESAPVAVRIPAVGASSELLHLGLRPDGSLEVPPTGPGAPASWYTSSPTPGERGPAVLLGHVNATDGGPGVFAGLRGLAPGDTVEITRADGSTAVFVVDRGEQHAKNAFPTRAVYGNTAGAELRLITCDGYDPATGLFDDNYVVYATLAT from the coding sequence GTGCCGGATCCGACCGCCGACCGCCGCAGGGGCCGCCTGGTCCCTGCGGCGGTCGTCCTCCTGCTGCTCAGCGGCTGCGCGGGCGGGTCCCCCGCGCAGCCCCCCGCCCCGTCGTCGTCGGCGGTGTCCGCCGCGCCGGCGCGGACGCCGGCGCCGGGTGCGACGGCCGCGCCCACCACACCGGCTGCCGCACCGTCCGCCGCCCCGGCGCCCGAGGCGCTGCCGCCGGTGCTGCCGGAGTCCGCGCCCGTGGCGGTGCGGATCCCCGCGGTGGGGGCCTCGTCCGAGCTGCTGCACCTGGGCCTGCGCCCGGACGGGTCGCTGGAGGTGCCGCCGACCGGCCCCGGGGCCCCGGCCTCCTGGTACACGTCCTCGCCCACGCCGGGGGAGCGGGGGCCGGCCGTCCTGCTCGGCCACGTCAACGCGACCGACGGCGGGCCCGGTGTCTTCGCGGGGCTGCGCGGGCTGGCCCCCGGCGACACCGTGGAGATCACGCGGGCGGACGGCAGCACGGCGGTGTTCGTCGTCGACCGCGGGGAGCAGCACGCCAAGAACGCCTTTCCCACACGGGCCGTCTACGGCAACACGGCCGGGGCGGAGCTGCGCCTGATCACGTGCGACGGCTACGACCCCGCCACCGGCCTGTTCGACGACAACTACGTGGTCTACGCGACCCTCGCCACCTGA
- a CDS encoding excalibur calcium-binding domain-containing protein: MKNSAAGVAAAVIGLVVLTAGPATAAPGDAMVFTDCATAAGYGVHNIPVGSVSYSTSLVDDDGDGVVCESAEWPYDPTRIPVENASGGWSHTVIDWVPGAGPGPDAQPGEVPGEVPAEDPYTQVDEVPVGGADTGAAVDAGSGAPVLAGGLALAAVASAAAAAVAVRRRGAGRA, translated from the coding sequence ATGAAGAACAGTGCAGCGGGCGTGGCGGCGGCGGTGATCGGGCTCGTGGTCCTGACGGCGGGACCGGCGACGGCCGCGCCCGGTGACGCGATGGTCTTCACCGACTGCGCCACGGCCGCCGGGTACGGCGTCCACAACATCCCGGTGGGCTCCGTCAGCTACAGCACGAGCCTCGTCGACGACGACGGCGACGGCGTCGTGTGCGAGAGCGCCGAGTGGCCCTACGACCCCACCCGCATCCCCGTGGAGAACGCATCGGGGGGCTGGAGCCACACCGTCATCGACTGGGTCCCCGGCGCCGGCCCCGGGCCGGACGCCCAGCCCGGCGAGGTGCCCGGGGAAGTGCCTGCCGAGGACCCGTACACCCAGGTGGACGAGGTGCCCGTGGGCGGCGCCGACACCGGTGCCGCCGTGGACGCCGGTTCCGGAGCCCCGGTCCTCGCCGGCGGTCTGGCCCTGGCGGCGGTGGCCTCGGCGGCGGCCGCCGCGGTGGCGGTGCGCCGGCGCGGTGCCGGCCGGGCCTAG
- the nagB gene encoding glucosamine-6-phosphate deaminase, protein MDIVIVPTAADVATYAADVVAGRIAQEPDTVLGVATGSSPVGIYRELARRRAEGSLDLSHLTCFALDEYVGLPPEHPRSYAAYLDREVVRPFGLAPEQVRVPDASRADLGGAAEEYERAIAAAGGIDLQVLGIGTNGHIGFNEPISSLSSRTRVAALSAQTRADNARFFDRPDDVPTHCLTQGLGTILEARQVLLVAQGERKAAAVAAAVEGPVAARCPASVLQFHPRTTLVLDEAAASGLTLGDGHSPVPDQGDGRGSDGSAPAS, encoded by the coding sequence ATGGACATCGTCATCGTGCCGACCGCCGCGGACGTCGCCACGTACGCGGCCGACGTCGTCGCCGGCCGGATCGCCCAAGAGCCGGACACCGTGCTGGGGGTGGCCACCGGGTCGTCGCCGGTCGGGATCTACCGGGAGCTGGCCCGGCGCCGGGCCGAGGGATCGCTCGACCTCTCGCACCTCACGTGCTTCGCCCTCGACGAGTACGTCGGTCTCCCGCCGGAGCACCCGCGCAGCTACGCCGCGTACCTGGACCGGGAGGTCGTCCGGCCCTTCGGCCTGGCCCCGGAGCAGGTCCGGGTGCCCGACGCCTCCCGCGCCGATCTGGGCGGGGCCGCCGAGGAGTACGAGCGGGCGATCGCCGCGGCCGGCGGCATCGACCTCCAGGTCCTGGGGATCGGCACGAACGGCCACATCGGCTTCAACGAACCGATCTCGTCGCTGTCCTCCCGCACCCGCGTCGCGGCTCTATCCGCGCAGACGCGCGCCGACAACGCCCGCTTCTTCGACCGGCCCGACGACGTCCCCACCCACTGCCTCACCCAGGGGCTGGGCACGATCCTCGAGGCACGCCAGGTGCTCCTGGTCGCGCAGGGGGAGCGGAAGGCGGCGGCCGTCGCCGCGGCCGTGGAGGGTCCGGTGGCCGCCCGGTGCCCGGCGTCGGTGCTGCAGTTCCACCCCCGGACCACGCTGGTCCTCGACGAAGCCGCCGCGAGCGGGCTGACGCTCGGGGACGGCCACAGCCCTGTCCCGGACCAGGGGGATGGGCGAGGATCGGACGGTTCCGCGCCCGCGTCATGA
- a CDS encoding phosphotransferase, producing the protein MPEVEVQPTAAQVRRLLAAQLPRELRELLDQTPTPVAQGWDNVLFRLGPAHAVRLPVRRAAVPCLLHEVRWTAVAGAPLVALGIAVPRPVFRGVPGAGYPWPWAVVRWIEGEAVATLPVARRGRLAEDLARALSSLHRPAPGEAPRNPYRGVPLDARLRAAAPSWPAAAALLGARRTERLRGVVDDGLRAAPWSRPAVWLHGDPHPWNLVHRGGRLAGLVDFGDVCAGDPASDLAGAWLAFDADQRSAFRAVTDSTGRYDDDVWRRAAAWAALYVAALAASPGAGPDFGPVLRHAAAQLDPGS; encoded by the coding sequence ATGCCCGAGGTCGAGGTGCAGCCGACGGCCGCCCAGGTGCGCCGCCTGCTGGCGGCGCAGCTGCCGCGGGAGCTCCGCGAGCTCCTGGACCAGACGCCGACCCCGGTGGCGCAGGGCTGGGACAACGTGCTGTTCCGGCTCGGCCCCGCCCACGCGGTGCGCCTGCCGGTGCGCCGCGCCGCCGTCCCGTGCCTGCTCCACGAGGTGCGGTGGACGGCCGTGGCCGGCGCACCGCTGGTCGCGCTGGGGATCGCCGTGCCCCGGCCGGTGTTCCGCGGCGTCCCCGGCGCCGGGTACCCGTGGCCCTGGGCAGTGGTCCGGTGGATCGAGGGCGAGGCCGTCGCGACCCTGCCGGTCGCCCGGCGCGGGCGGCTCGCGGAGGACCTGGCCCGGGCCCTGTCCTCGCTGCACCGGCCGGCACCCGGGGAGGCCCCGCGCAACCCCTACCGGGGCGTCCCGCTCGACGCGCGGCTCCGCGCGGCGGCCCCGTCCTGGCCGGCCGCGGCCGCGCTGCTCGGGGCGCGGCGCACCGAGCGGCTCCGCGGCGTCGTCGACGACGGCCTGCGCGCCGCCCCGTGGTCACGGCCGGCGGTCTGGCTGCACGGGGACCCGCACCCCTGGAACCTCGTGCACCGGGGCGGGCGACTGGCCGGTCTCGTCGACTTCGGGGACGTCTGCGCCGGGGACCCCGCGTCCGACCTCGCCGGCGCGTGGCTGGCCTTCGACGCGGACCAGCGCTCCGCGTTCCGCGCCGTCACGGACAGCACCGGCCGGTACGACGACGACGTGTGGCGCCGCGCCGCCGCCTGGGCCGCCCTGTACGTCGCGGCGCTGGCGGCGAGCCCCGGCGCCGGCCCGGACTTCGGTCCCGTGCTCCGGCACGCGGCCGCGCAGCTGGACCCCGGCTCCTGA
- a CDS encoding cold-shock protein has translation MTTGTVKWFNADKGFGFITPEDGSKDVFAHFSAINSGGFRSLEENQRVEFETQDGPKGPQAANITVLA, from the coding sequence ATGACTACTGGCACCGTGAAGTGGTTCAACGCCGACAAGGGCTTCGGCTTCATCACCCCCGAGGACGGCTCCAAGGACGTGTTCGCGCACTTCTCCGCGATCAACTCCGGCGGATTCCGCTCCCTCGAGGAGAACCAGCGCGTCGAGTTCGAGACCCAGGACGGCCCCAAGGGCCCCCAGGCCGCGAACATCACCGTGCTTGCGTGA
- a CDS encoding 5-oxoprolinase subunit PxpA, whose translation MATPETRTRPTVNSDMGEGIGLHRFGNDPELLQVVDLANVACGFHAGDPDIMSATVAAAVAHDVAIGAHPSLPDQWGFGRRAMVLAPEEVESLVRYQVGALTGFLLQHGADLHHLKPHGSLYGMVAKDPALMEAVAAVAADYRVPVLGMAGTAHESVCAERGVPFVAELYVDLDYNAEGGLIIQRTPHATDPRAAADRVAQALAEGVVRAEDGTELPMRFESVCVHSDAPGAPAVARAVRAAIDAHAATGT comes from the coding sequence ATGGCCACACCTGAGACCCGCACCCGGCCCACCGTCAACTCGGACATGGGCGAGGGGATCGGCCTGCACCGCTTCGGCAACGACCCGGAGCTGCTGCAGGTCGTGGACCTCGCCAACGTCGCCTGTGGCTTCCACGCCGGGGACCCGGACATCATGTCCGCCACCGTGGCCGCCGCCGTGGCCCACGACGTCGCGATCGGCGCCCACCCCTCCCTGCCCGACCAGTGGGGCTTCGGCCGCCGCGCCATGGTGCTCGCCCCGGAGGAGGTCGAGTCCCTGGTCCGCTACCAGGTGGGCGCCCTCACCGGCTTCCTGCTCCAGCACGGGGCGGACCTGCACCACCTCAAGCCGCACGGCTCGCTCTACGGGATGGTCGCCAAGGACCCGGCGCTCATGGAGGCGGTGGCGGCGGTGGCCGCCGACTACCGCGTGCCCGTGCTCGGCATGGCCGGCACCGCCCACGAGTCCGTGTGCGCCGAGCGCGGCGTGCCGTTCGTGGCCGAGCTCTACGTGGACCTCGACTACAACGCCGAGGGCGGGCTGATCATCCAGCGCACGCCCCACGCCACCGACCCGCGCGCCGCCGCGGACCGGGTGGCGCAGGCCCTGGCCGAGGGGGTCGTGCGGGCCGAGGACGGCACGGAGCTGCCGATGCGCTTCGAGTCGGTCTGCGTGCACTCCGACGCCCCGGGGGCGCCCGCGGTGGCCCGCGCCGTCCGCGCGGCGATCGACGCCCACGCGGCGACGGGCACCTGA